The DNA region CATGGGCCTCATCGCCTGGGGTCTTTTCGTCCTTCTGTGGCTGCTGACCCGTTATGTATCCTTAGGCTCCATTGCGGCCACAGCCAGTATGCCGGTGTCAGCGTTTTTCGTCTTTCACCATGATCCGCTGCTGACCCTTCTGAGCGCGGTCGTGGCGGCGCTGGTCATCTACTGCCACAGAGAAAATATCCATCGTCTGCTCCACGGCACGGAGCACAAGTTCCGCTGGCATGTGAACCCCATAAATCCCGACGAAAGCGATTCGGAATAGAGAAAGGAAACAGCTATGAAACACAACCAAGTTCGCCAGGTAGTGTTCCCCGTCATCACCGCTATGATCTGGGGTACCTCCTTCGTGGCCCAGAGCACCAGCACCGAGCATGTGGGGGCCTACACCTTCAATGCCGCCCGTTCCTTTGTGGGTTTTTTGGCCCTGCTGGTGGTCATTCAGATCTTTGACGCGGTAAACCGCCGCAAGCAGGCCTCCGCTTCTCCGTCCCAAGAGCAGTCCGCCCCTGCCGAAAGCCGCAAGACCCTGGTCATCGGCGGTATCTGCTGTGGCTTCGCTCTGGCCCTGGCCTGCAATTTGCAGCAGTTGGGCATGGTGGCCGGTGCCGGCGCCGGAAAGACCAGCTTTATCACCACCCTCTATGTGGTGCTGGTTCCCATCTGCGGGCTGTTTCTCAAGAAAAAAGTCTCTCCCGCTGTGTGGCTCAGTGTTCTGCTGGGCGTAGCGGGCCTGTACTGCCTGTGCATCAAGGACGGCTTCACCATCGCTCCCAGCGACCTTTTGGTGCTGCTATGTGCCTTTGGCTACACTCTGCACATTCTGGTTATTGACCACTTCACCCAAAAGGTGGACGGCATTAAAATGAGCTGCATTCAGTTCCTGACCTGTGCGGTGATCTCCGCTGTTTTGATGCTCATTTTTGAGCATCCCACCTGGGCGGACATCACCCCCTGCATAGGTTCCATCCTGTATGTAGGCGTTTTCTCCAGCGGTGTGGCCTACACCCTGCAAATCCTGGCTCAAAAGGACTCCAACCCCACCATTGTGGCCCTCCTCCTGAGCCTGGAGAGCGTATTTGGAGCCGTGTCCGGCGCCATCTTCCTGCACGAAACAATGACCGCTAAGGAGCTGATCGGCTGCGTACTGATGCTGATTGCCGTGGTGCTGGCTCAGATCCCGTTCCCTCTCAAGAAAAAAGCAAAAATCGCCTAAAGGAGGCAATTTACTATGACAGAAACCATTTTGAAAATTGATGGTATGATGTGTGGCATGTGCGAAAACCATGTGTGTGATACGATCCGTAATCAGTTCACCGTAAAGAAGGTCAGCGCCTCCCACACCAAGGGCATCGCCACCATTATTTCCCCGGAGCCCCTGGATGAGGAAGCCCTCCGCAAGGCTATCGCCGAAACCGGGTACGAGCTGAAAAATGTGGAGTCCAAGCCCTACGAAAAGCGGGGCCTCTTCCACCGCTGAAAAAGCTTAAAAACAAGGAACGGTCCATCCTGAAACCGTTCCTTGTTTTTTTGCCGCGCAGCACCCATCCATAGAGGGATTTTTGCCTAAGCCGCTGCCTATGAACAAATAGGAAATGCGGTGAGACCCGGATCGTCTCACCGCATAGGATGCGTGCTTTTTTAATGCTTTAATGGGCGGTGCGGCCCAGGTACTCCTCCAGGGTAATGCCCCGCTCATAGATCTCCTTAGCCACCTGGCAGCCTACATAGCGGTAGTGCCAGGGCTCATAGATGATGCCGGTAATGTCGGTGGTGCCGTTGGGATAGCGGAGAATAAAGCCGTAGCGCCAGCTATTGGCCATGAGCCACTGTTGGGTGGGCATACTCTCCTGGGACTCGTCCAGGTTCCAATTGTTGGTGTCGATGATGTCCACCGCCAGGCCCAGCTGATGCTCACTGGTGCCGGGAACAGCCACCTCTTTGGCAGCCAGCCGCCGGGCCTCCTCGTCGCCATAGCCCTGATTTTTGAAAGCGCTGATCTGCCTGTCGAAATTTTCCTGTTGCATATCCCAGGTACGGTAAGACGAGCAAATGTAGGGGGAATAGCCCTGGGCGCGGCAGTCATCCATCATTTTTTGCAGCTGCGGATAGCAGCGCTTGTCTACGCCCCGTGTATTATCCAGCGGCTCAATATCCACGGAAAATCCTTCGGGCAGGGGATTCCAGGGATTCACCAGCACCAGGTTCCATACGCCGTCAGTCTGTTCGCCCTCGGTATAGCTGCCCTGGGTGGGCGCAGGCTCCGGGTCAGGCTCCGGTTCCGGCTCGGGGGTAGGCTCCGGCTCCGGGGTAGGGGCGGGGGTAGGCTCCTCAATGTTGGGCTGATCAGAGATATCGGGTTTCTTGTCCTCGCCGCCGCGCAGTGCTAAAAACAGCACCAGGGCGATAACAACTACACCCAGGGCGATGCCGCCCAGCCAATAGGGATTTTTGTACCAAGGTGATTTTTGCATTTTCATTTTATTGCCTCCGCTTGCTCACTGATGGAGCGTTTTGGGATAGACCCCGGCGTCGTGAAGCCGCTGCAGCTCCCGGGCGACGGCTTGGCGGTCCTCGTGATAGGTCATGCCGAACCAACGGTCAGCCGAGTGCAGCACCGAAACGGACAGCTTCTTTTCGGCAATGCGCTGGCCCACCAAATTGGGCAGCAAACACTCCGCCTTGCAGTTGTCCCCCGCCTCATAGCGCAGGAAGTCGTGGAAATAGGCCTCCAGCTCATCGAAAAACGACGGCATAAAGCCCCAAAAGTTCATGGATACCACCGTGTCCGGTGAAAGTGTACCCTCCACCTCGTCGACAATGGTGCCGTCGGGATCCAGCCGGATTTTCAGAGTCTCCTTTACGCCGGTCAGGTGGCCGTTTTCCACCTGGCAGACCCCTCGGGACACGGTGCCGTTGGCACTGACGGTATTTTTCAGCAGGTAGCCCACCATAGTGGCGCTCCCCTGCTCCGGCAGACGCTGCAGCTCCGCATACATAGCCCGGTAGGCATCCACGCCGTAGTAGTCGTCGGCATTAATGACACAGAAGGGCTCCTTCACATAGCTCCGGGCGCATAGAACAGCGTGGACCGTTCCAAAGGGCTTCTGCCGCTGGGGCGGGATGGTATAAAAGTCGGGCACACTGGTAAAATCCTGCACCGCGTAGCAGACCTCCACAGGGGAACCGTCGGCAGCGGTACGGCGGGCAACATAGTCGCCGCAGATGCGGTGCATCAGATCCACCATGTCGGGCTTAATGATGAAAACCACCTTGGTAAAACCGGCTCGAATGGCGTC from Vescimonas fastidiosa includes:
- a CDS encoding DMT family transporter, which encodes MKHNQVRQVVFPVITAMIWGTSFVAQSTSTEHVGAYTFNAARSFVGFLALLVVIQIFDAVNRRKQASASPSQEQSAPAESRKTLVIGGICCGFALALACNLQQLGMVAGAGAGKTSFITTLYVVLVPICGLFLKKKVSPAVWLSVLLGVAGLYCLCIKDGFTIAPSDLLVLLCAFGYTLHILVIDHFTQKVDGIKMSCIQFLTCAVISAVLMLIFEHPTWADITPCIGSILYVGVFSSGVAYTLQILAQKDSNPTIVALLLSLESVFGAVSGAIFLHETMTAKELIGCVLMLIAVVLAQIPFPLKKKAKIA
- a CDS encoding heavy-metal-associated domain-containing protein is translated as MTETILKIDGMMCGMCENHVCDTIRNQFTVKKVSASHTKGIATIISPEPLDEEALRKAIAETGYELKNVESKPYEKRGLFHR
- a CDS encoding M15 family metallopeptidase; translation: MKMQKSPWYKNPYWLGGIALGVVVIALVLFLALRGGEDKKPDISDQPNIEEPTPAPTPEPEPTPEPEPEPDPEPAPTQGSYTEGEQTDGVWNLVLVNPWNPLPEGFSVDIEPLDNTRGVDKRCYPQLQKMMDDCRAQGYSPYICSSYRTWDMQQENFDRQISAFKNQGYGDEEARRLAAKEVAVPGTSEHQLGLAVDIIDTNNWNLDESQESMPTQQWLMANSWRYGFILRYPNGTTDITGIIYEPWHYRYVGCQVAKEIYERGITLEEYLGRTAH
- a CDS encoding nucleotidyltransferase family protein; this encodes MKAALVIMAAGLGSRYGGNKQVDGVGPDGEILMEYSIYDAIRAGFTKVVFIIKPDMVDLMHRICGDYVARRTAADGSPVEVCYAVQDFTSVPDFYTIPPQRQKPFGTVHAVLCARSYVKEPFCVINADDYYGVDAYRAMYAELQRLPEQGSATMVGYLLKNTVSANGTVSRGVCQVENGHLTGVKETLKIRLDPDGTIVDEVEGTLSPDTVVSMNFWGFMPSFFDELEAYFHDFLRYEAGDNCKAECLLPNLVGQRIAEKKLSVSVLHSADRWFGMTYHEDRQAVARELQRLHDAGVYPKTLHQ